Proteins encoded in a region of the Dreissena polymorpha isolate Duluth1 chromosome 6, UMN_Dpol_1.0, whole genome shotgun sequence genome:
- the LOC127836625 gene encoding uncharacterized protein LOC127836625 has protein sequence MDRLWTWLSYCYILVTVTQAVPLEAAATHSMGHVIKVCHAKALGDVIKESVASLDSDDLNNDQYDNDILERLTNFIEQNSKIGVNNVPFEIDVHRNKLSDETIYIYRTSLKNCINGLLTKSAPVGIEESTDPYDEQTHMFPEYDINGVFSDSHDVINDVKRFKDRQSVALNPTGWRKRRSDRKRESEEGARAVIRNMQELLEKRQRLQFNPTGW, from the coding sequence ATGGATAGACTCTGGACATGGCTGAGCTATTGCTACATCTTGGTCACCGTAACACAGGCCGTCCCTCTCGAGGCAGCAGCAACGCACAGCATGGGACACGTCATCAAAGTCTGCCACGCAAAAGCACTGGGTGACGTCATCAAGGAGAGTGTGGCGTCACTCGACTCGGATGATTTAAATAACGATCAGTATGACAATGATATTTTGGAACGTTTAACGAACTTCATTGAACAAAACTCTAAAATCGGTGTAAACAACGTGCCGTTCGAAATTGATGTCCATCGCAACAAATTAAGTGATGAAACCATTTACATATATAGAACATCACTGAAAAACTGCATTAATGGTTTATTGACAAAGAGTGCACCTGTAGGAATCGAAGAATCGACAGACCCATACGATGAACAGACCCATATGTTTCCTGAATACGACATTAATGGAGTTTTTAGCGATAGTCACGACGTAATCAATGACGTCAAGCGTTTCAAAGACCGTCAATCAGTTGCGTTAAATCCAACGGGATGGCGCAAGCGCCGGAGTGACAGAAAGCGTGAGTCCGAGGAAGGCGCCCGGGCAGTGATCAGGAACATGCAGGAGCTGCTTGAGAAGCGCCAGAGACTGCAGTTCAACCCGACCGGGTGGTAG